The Corvus hawaiiensis isolate bCorHaw1 chromosome 2, bCorHaw1.pri.cur, whole genome shotgun sequence genome includes a window with the following:
- the P2RY8 gene encoding P2Y purinoceptor 8, producing the protein MVKNESHLDVLTLAMLQNKTVSITLPVVYTVVALISIPGNLFSLWVLCSHIKPKTPSVIFMINLSITDLMLACCFPFQIIYHIQNNDWTFGKTLCSLVTVMFYSNMYSSILTMTFISMERYMGVVHPLKLIKWRRKRYALAACLAMWIFLLLAFYPLETTDLTYEVKELGIITCFDVLKWDMLPTFAAWVAFLLTLFILLFLIPFIVTVGCYIGIIRKLIQTSSRYGNKQKTRSIYLATIVLLVFITCFAPNNFILLAHMISRLFYNSSLYPAYKLTLCLSCLNNCIDPFIYYFASKEFYQKFMQLFCPTVLLSDSLENRRESLFSGRTMSVRSMSSGPMDGLEGVKVNLQRQESVF; encoded by the coding sequence ATGGTTAAAAACGAATCCCACCTGGACGTTTTGACGCTGGCAATGCTCCAGAATAAAACTGTCTCCATCACCCTCCCAGTTGTGTATACAGTGGTGGCTCTAATCAGCATCCCTGGCAACTTGTTCTCCCTTTGGGTGCTCTGCAGTCACATCAAACCGAAAACACCTTCTGTTATCTTCATGATCAACTTAAGCATCACAGACCTTATGCTGGCCTGCTGTTTTCCCTTCCAGATTATTTATCACATCCAAAATAATGACTGGACATTTGGCAAGACTCTTTGCAGCCTTGTGACAGTGATGTTCTACTCCAACATGTATTCTTCCATACTGACCATGACCTTTATCAGCATGGAGCGGTACATGGGTGTGGTACACCCCTTGAAGCTGATCaagtggagaagaaaaaggtaTGCCTTGGCTGCCTGCCTAGCTATGTGGATTTTCTTGCTACTAGCCTTCTACCCACTAGAAACTACAGATCTGACCTATGAAGTGAAAGAATTAGGGATTATAACCTGTTTTGATGTCCTAAAATGGGATATGCTGCCCACCTTTGCAGCCTGGGTAGCCTTTCTCCTCACTTTATTCATTTTGCTCTTCCTGATCCCTTTTATTGTAACAGTTGGATGCTACATTGGTATCATTAGGAAGCTAATTCAGACATCGAGCAGATATGGTAATAAGCAGAAGACTAGATCCATATACCTGGCAACAATTGTCCTTCTGGTGTTCATCACTTGCTTTGCCCCCAATAACTTCATCCTACTTGCACATATGATCAGCCGCCTATTTTACAACAGCAGTTTGTACCCTGCCTACAAGCTCACCTTGTGCCTCAGTTGCCTCAACAACTGCATAGACCCcttcatttattattttgcatCAAAAGAATTTTACCAGAAATTCATGCAATTGTTTTGCCCTACGGTGCTGCTCAGCGACAGCttggaaaacagaagggaaagtTTATTCTCTGGCAGGACCATGTCAGTCAGATCAATGTCAAGTGGACCTATGGATGGGTTAGAGGGAGTAAAGGTCAATTTGCAAAGGCAGGAAAGCGTTTTTTAG